In the Marinobacter sp. Arc7-DN-1 genome, AATCACGGTCTTGGCATACCGGCAGACATCCTGATTCAGGAGCCCGTTCAGGAGACTGCCAGCGAAAAAAACGTCGACTGGCAAGCGTTCCCCTTGGCGGTCATGCTGAAGCGTGGGTATTTCGAAGGCTTCGAGGGTTCCCTTCAAGAACTGAAAGAATACGCAGCAGAGTGGTTGACGCGACTTTTCAGCGGTGTGCGAGGCGGTTTTGAGCTGGAACCGGCAATGCTGCGCACGGCCGCTCACCTTCGCACCAACGACAAGGTAAGCGACCGCTACGCCTTATGGGCCTGGCAGGCAAGAGTTTTACAGAAAGCCGCAGAGCAACAACTACCTGGCTCATACAAAAAAGGCACAGTTACCCTGGAATGGATGCGTAATCTCACTCGGCTATCCTGGTCCGGGAAGGGGCCTGAACTGGCGCGGGAGTATCTTGAAAGGTCCGGCATCCATCTCGTTATTGAACCGCATTTACCCAAGACCTACCTTGACGGCGCAGCCTGCGTAGCTGCCAATGGCAACCCGGTCATAGCGCTGACACTTCGGTATAACCGGCTCGATAACTTCTGGTTCACTCTCATGCACGAACTTGCCCACGTTGCGTTGCATCTGGACGGTAATGAAGCCTGGTTCATCGACAACCTGGATGCCGAAACCGAAGACGACCAGGAGCAGCAAGCCGACGCTCTTGCGCAAAGCGCATTACTGCCAGATAGCGTTAACTACCGATCAATTACCCTAGCGGCCTCGGTCCGAAAGCTCGCAAATGAGCTGAATATTGCGCCAGCGATTATTGCCGGCAGAGTTCGACACGAAACGGGAAATCACAGGCTGTTTGGAAGCGCCTTCAGAGAGAAAGTAGGCACCGAGCTCGAGTGCTAGATTATTCAAGACTGGCCTTGCCCTCAAAGAGAACGGGACGCTACTTCGACAACTTCAAAGACAACAACTGCGTGGCCATTGGCTGGAACGGCCTGGGCGCTACATCTGGGCGGCACTCAGCGACACCAAAAAACCGTACCTGACTGATTTTATTGCCGTCGTTTTTTGTCTACTGCTGCCATCAACAGCATTCTTCAGATCGAAAATCCCCGTGTCGGTGGTTCGATTCCGCCTCCGGGCACCATTAAGAATTCAGACAAAGCCCGCCTTGTGCGGGCTTTGTTGTTTCCAGCAGCCTGTCGGACTTAAAGCTGATCTACTGTGCCGGTGGCTTTATCGCTCAACCGGCAGTTCCAGCCCCGTCCAATAGGCTTCCGTACTGCCAGTGGGGCGAACCTTAACCATGGACAGCCTGGAATCCTCACACCTTCTTTAATCCGAACACAACTGCCTGAAAGAAAGTGCCATGCCGAAGGGCGCGCAGAATTTCGTTTTTTTCAGGCCTACTACTCACCGTCAAAAGGCGATAAGGATATAGCTGAGCTTGGATTACTCAAATTCGATATTACGGATTGAATGACGTTCTCCCGGTATGAGCCACCCAAGCCGGGAACCCTTCCTCAATAAAGCCCTTCCAGACTTCCAGCTTTGAGAAGAAATCCCGTTCTGTGCAAAAAACACTACATCTTGTGTCGTGCTGTGATAAATCCACATATAAGGTTGACATCCATTAACTTTAACCTAAAATTGTCAACCAGCAGTTGTCACCCTAAAGGAATAGAGCCATGTTGCATGATCGGTTGCGTTGTGCACGAGTCCTGAAAAACATGTCACTACAGCAGGTTGCGGACCAGTTGGGAGATATTTCCAAGCAGGCTCTGTCGAAATATGAACAGGGCAAAGATGCGCCCAATTCCACCCGTTTAATACAGCTCGCGGACGTGCTGGAGGTAAACCCTGAGTATTTCTTTCGTTCCGATTCCGTCAAGCTTGGCGAGGTAGACTTTCGGAAGCACTCTGCATTCGGCAAAAAGCAGCAGGAAGCGGTGAAAGAGCAAGTTCGGGAACACCTGGAACGGTATCTGGCTGCGGAGGATCTGTTTGAAACCGAGCACGCTGCCGATGGGTTCGCCCAATGGCGGGAGTG is a window encoding:
- a CDS encoding ImmA/IrrE family metallo-endopeptidase, whose translation is MDHLKIIKTPEEHEAALERLMVLMDAGPLEGSPEADELEVLAMLIEQYEQRQFPIDLPDPVTAIRFRMDQQGLKNKDLIPFIGSASKVSEVLNGNRPLSLNMIRRLNHGLGIPADILIQEPVQETASEKNVDWQAFPLAVMLKRGYFEGFEGSLQELKEYAAEWLTRLFSGVRGGFELEPAMLRTAAHLRTNDKVSDRYALWAWQARVLQKAAEQQLPGSYKKGTVTLEWMRNLTRLSWSGKGPELAREYLERSGIHLVIEPHLPKTYLDGAACVAANGNPVIALTLRYNRLDNFWFTLMHELAHVALHLDGNEAWFIDNLDAETEDDQEQQADALAQSALLPDSVNYRSITLAASVRKLANELNIAPAIIAGRVRHETGNHRLFGSAFREKVGTELEC